The following coding sequences lie in one Sorghum bicolor cultivar BTx623 chromosome 6, Sorghum_bicolor_NCBIv3, whole genome shotgun sequence genomic window:
- the LOC8072294 gene encoding uncharacterized protein LOC8072294 yields MQFCMLIADLALIFHRAFGLLAAVRTQNDGRMSGHDEYKSGGKLDSEFDHYQMIQVSFPADMDREIVVAGNHHHLIDIAPDASMGAPAGTTDGGEEQVGTGCGGGGNEKKWLRKLTSATVNTAVLRDLISRTPMLWYLGERTGTIFRPCARREPVEALHAVRAVAIGPFHRADRGLPFPDDAKLPFMRYLQDQCGLDVDGYVAALSLERDRLRDEFGADDDSDAAAVEILDNEDKLLEMLLLDSCFVLVVSLMLSKTGTGDAADGVTRAASISKDYFILHMAVGQHADDIKLDMLVLENQVPFGAVKLLAASCPGLKLRSSVEELVLGCFDDMCPKRARRGGDSVAAGGEFHHVLHLFHWSRVPRDKYFVLSTPRTQLKIKKESERLFPCSMELRRSAVWFREASSCCGDLDMWFWRHPASPVAVMSVPCFHVHEYSAAVLHNLLAFEKHFYWAHGAGVTAHVARMEGLVRCPQDASMLRKRGVLASTRRTDTELVALFRELGEETVGARLPDEYGEMLDAVAWHRGRRVSGWCGGFVLHFFPSPWVAVSLAAAAALIFVPSMLQTVYTMFGYFNSS; encoded by the coding sequence ATGCAATTTTGTATGCTGATTGCCGACCTTGCGCTGATCTTTCATCGGGCATTCGGGCTCTTAGCAGCCGTCAGGACTCAGAATGATGGACGAATGAGTGGCCATGATGAGTACAAAAGCGGTGGCAAACTCGATTCTGAATTTGACCACTACCAAATGATTCAGGTGAGCTTCCCAGCAGACATGGATAGAGAAATCGTCGTAGCAGGGAACCATCACCACCTGATCGACATCGCACCGGATGCGAGCATGGGCGCGCCCGCTGGCACGACGGACGGCGGCGAGGAGCAGGTAGGCACGGGCTGCGGCGGTGGCGGAAACGAGAAGAAGTGGCTGCGCAAGCTCACGTCGGCTACGGTGAACACGGCGGTGCTCCGAGACCTCATCTCGCGGACGCCCATGCTGTGGTACCTCGGCGAGAGGACGGGAACGATCTTCCGGCCGTGCGCCCGGCGCGAGCCCGTGGAGGCGCTGCACGCGGTGCGCGCCGTGGCCATCGGCCCGTTCCACCGCGCCGACCGCGGCCTCCCCTTCCCCGACGACGCCAAGCTCCCGTTCATGCGGTACCTGCAGGACCAGTGCGGCCTCGACGTGGACGGGTACGTCGCGGCGCTCTCCCTGGAGCGCGACCGCCTCCGCGATGAGTTCGGCGCCGACGACGACTCGGACGCGGCCGCCGTGGAGATTCTGGACAACGAGGACAAGCTGTTGGAGATGCTGCTGCTGGACAGCTGCTTCGTCCTGGTGGTGAGCTTGATGCTCAGCAAGACCGGCACAGGCGACGCCGCCGACGGCGTGACGCGGGCGGCGTCCATCAGCAAGGACTACTTCATACTGCACATGGCCGTGGGGCAGCACGCCGACGACATCAAGCTCGACATGCTCGTGCTCGAGAACCAGGTCCCCTTCGGAGCCGTCAAGCTTCTCGCCGCGTCGTGCCCGGGGCTCAAGCTCCGGAGCTCCGTCGAGGAGCTCGTGCTCGGATGCTTCGACGACATGTGCCCAAAGCgcgcgcgccgcggcggcgACAGCGTGGCCGCCGGCGGCGAGTTCCATCACGTCCTGCACCTCTTCCACTGGTCCCGCGTGCCCAGGGACAAGTACTTCGTGCTCTCGACGCCACGGACGCAACTCAAGATCAAGAAGGAATCGGAGCGGCTGTTCCCCTGCTCCATGGAGCTCCGGAGGTCAGCGGTGTGGTTCCGCGAGGCGTCGTCGTGCTGCGGCGACCTGGACATGTGGTTCTGGCGGCACCCGGCGAGCCCCGTGGCCGTGATGAGCGTCCCGTGCTTCCACGTCCACGAGTACAGCGCGGCGGTGCTCCACAACCTCCTGGCCTTCGAGAAGCACTTCTACTGGGCGCACGGCGCGGGCGTGACGGCGCACGTAGCGCGGATGGAGGGCCTGGTCCGTTGCCCGCAGGACGCGAGCATGCTCCGCAAGCGAGGGGTCCTTGCCAGCACGCGGCGCACGGACACCGAGCTGGTGGCCCTGTTCCGggagctcggcgaggagacCGTCGGGGCGCGGCTTCCTGACGAGTACGGCGAGATGCTTGACGCCGTGGCGTGGCACCGGGGCCGGCGTGTCAGCGGGTGGTGCGGGGGGTTCGTGCTGCACTTCTTCCCCTCGCCGTGGGTGGCCGTCTCgctcgccgccgctgccgcgctCATCTTCGTGCCGTCGATGCTGCAGACAGTCTACACCATGTTCGGCTACTTCAATAGCAGCTGA
- the LOC8063931 gene encoding WRKY transcription factor WRKY51 → MAVDLMGCYAPRRADDQLAIQEAAAESLRSLELLVSSLSTQAGAPHRAAHHLQQQQPFGEIADQAVSKFRKVISILDRTGHARFRRGPVESPPRAAAAPPVPAPAPALSLAPLAHVAPVSAAQPAPASQPPQSLTLDFTKPNLTMSGATSVTSTSFFSSVTAGEGSVSKGRSLMSSGKPPLSGHKRKPCAGAHSEATTNGGRCHCSKRRKNRVKRTIRVPAISSKIADIPPDEYSWRKYGQKPIKGSPYPRGYYKCSTVRGCPARKHVERATDDPAMLVVTYEGEHRHTPGAAGPSPLATASPVAAAVSAGNGHV, encoded by the exons ATGGCCGTGGACCTGATGGGCTGCTACGCCCCGCGCCGCGCCGACGACCAGCTCGCCAtccaggaggcggcggcggaaaGTCTCCGCAGCCTGGAGCTCCTGGTGTCGTCCCTGTCCACCCAGGCCGGCGCGCCGCACAGGGCCGCTCATcacctgcagcagcagcagccgttcGGCGAGATCGCCGACCAGGCCGTCTCCAAGTTCCGCAAGGTCATCTCCATCCTGGACCGCACCGGCCACGCCCGCTTCCGCCGCGGGCCCGTCGAGTCCCCGCCGCGGGCGGCCGCGGCGCCTCCGGTCCCCGCTCCCGCTCCGGCTCTCTCCCTGGCTCCGTTGGCTCACGTGGCGCCCGTCAGCGCGGCGCAGCCGGCGCCGGCTTCCCAGCCGCCGCAGAGCCTGACGCTGGACTTCACGAAGCCTAACCTGACCATGTCGGGCGCCACGTCCGTCACCTCCACGTCGTTCTTCTCCTCCGTCACGGCCGGCGAGGGCAGCGTCTCCAAGGGCCGGAGCCTGATGTCCTCCGGCAAGCCGCCGCTGTCCGGCCACAAGCGGAAGCCCTGCGCCGGCGCGCACTCCGAGGCCACCACCAACGGCGGCCGCTGCCACTGCTCCAAGAGAAG GAAAAACCGCGTGAAGAGGACCATCAGAGTGCCGGCGATCAGCTCGAAGATCGCCGACATCCCGCCGGACGAGTACTCGTGGAGGAAGTACGGCCAGAAGCCCATCAAGGGCTCCCCTTACCCACG GGGCTACTACAAGTGCAGCACTGTGCGGGGATGCCCGGCGAGGAAGCACGTGGAGCGCGCCACCGACGACCCGGCCATGCTGGTGGTGACCTACGAGGGCGAGCACCGCCACACGCCCGGAGCGGCCGGGCCCAGCCCCCTGGCGACCGCGTCTCCGGTGGCCGCCGCTGTCTCCGCCGGCAACGGCCATGTCTAG
- the LOC8063933 gene encoding uncharacterized protein LOC8063933, protein MAIFERIEGEAEDEEKAATGEEVVTQVESAIGPGGDRVRQPTGRATMGVSATGPPQGTGSQPPLDGQGASSEYLTASPTLRGSVLPSKLNLKRVSAPPSDESETIPLKNSVDAATSTEGVTQGENRGQHLTKHAPGCITVTGVTQGTVSQNLVDGHEKSEGPTKSPRPHCSLYTDEDIERMKRRIEELELLNADLKQRLEEAKLQLKFNDAITHPKNEIPDGLNICHGIFICSNESGYEKLEKKLAHADSKIIHVVSVHGRTIWLNVRRSRYGRQARKKDRSSPEFDFRRLTPLGKIILLGIIEDIYRLHRRGFCLDGRFTLQSFYWTDEKKIKLDPSLKLIAVSTEGRKSCMINDYHRIHEIIMQILLLCKETASEDLEQLLDLLKCTDPVDVEDIIRYNVSLMTEIAKRSHFITLYDRWRQMEAQEQEMEEGKGKPTEAEGSETKIPNSKKVLKFIPTSSINSDGSVEDWSNFVYLNDHVKLVYDRRCQKTGYGKLYGAKELLVVWQNALTHILEDSLAEGKLEFYDEDVVNMLEFVLPGVFNLFQKGMHSIGHEELPHLMRIMRM, encoded by the exons ATGGCGATCTTCGAGCGAATCGAGGGTGAAGCGGAGGACGAGGAGAAGGCGGCGACAGGGGAGGAAGTTGTTACCCAAGTCGAGTCGGCCATCGGGCCGGGCGGCGACCGTGTTCGGCAGCCGACCGGGCGCGCGACGATGGGCGTCAGCGCGACAGGCCCGCCGCAAGGGACGGGGAGCCAGCCTCCGCTCGACGGACAAGGGGCGTCGTCCGAGTATCTAACTGCGTCTCCAACGCTGCGTGGCTCG GTTCTGCCTTCAAAACTTAATTTAAAGAGAGTGTCTGCACCGCCCAGTGATGAGTCAGAAACCATTCCG TTGAAAAACTCAGTCGATGCAGCAACCAGCACGGAGGGGGTTACCCAAGGTGAGAACCGTGGGCAGCATCTGACCAAGCATGCCCCGGGATGCATCACCGTGACCGGTGTGACGCAAGGGACGGTGAGCCAGAATCTGGTTGACGGGCATGAGAAATCTGAGGGTCCAACCAAGTCCCCGAGGCCGCATTGCTCG CTATACACTGATGAAGACATCGAAAGAATGAAGAGGCGTATTGAAGAGTTAGAACTGTTAAATGCAGACCTAAAACAACGATTAGAAGAAGCTAAACTTCAGTTGAAGTTCAATGATGCGATTACCCACCCTAAGAATGAAATTCCTGATGGACTGAACATTTGCCACGGCATTTTCATTTGTTCCAATGAATCTGGCTACGAAAAGTTGGAAAAGAAGCTTGCTCACGCAGACTCAAAGATCATCCATGTTGTTTCTGTTCATGGAAGGACAATTTGGTTAAATGTCAGACGTTCCAGGTACGGTCGTCAGGCAAGGAAGAAAGACAGAAGTTCCCCAGAATTTGATTTCAGAAGATTGACTCCATTGGGTAAAATAATTCTGCTGGGAATCATTGAGGACATCTATCGACTTCATCGCAGGGGATTTTGCCTGGATGGTCGATTCACTTTACAGAGCTTTTACTGGAcagatgagaagaagattaagtTGGACCCTAGTTTGAAGCTTATCGCTGTATCAACTGAAGGAAGAAAGTCTTGTATGATCAATGACTATCACAGAATCCATGAGATTATAATGCAGATTCTCTTGCTTTGCAAGGAAACCGCTTCAGAAGATTTGGAACAATTGTTGGATCTCCTGAAATGTACTGACCCTGTGGATGTTGAGGACATAATTCGATACAATGTCTCTCTAATGACAGAAATAGCAAAGCGAAGTCACTTTATAACTCTATATGATCGCTGGCGGCAGATGGAAGCCCAAGAGCAGGAAATGGAAGAGGGTAAGGGTAAGCCTACTGAAGCTGAAGGTTCAGAAACAaaaatacccaattcaaaaaaGGTACTTAAATTTATCCCCACTAGTTCCATAAACTCTGATGGCTCAGTGGAAGATTGGTCAAACTTTGTGTATCTCAATGACCATGTCAAGCTTGTATATGATCGTCGATGTCAAAAAACTGGGTACGGGAAGCTATATGGAGCAAAAGAGCTCCTGGTGGTTTGGCAAAATGCCCTCACACATATACTTGAAGATTCATTGGCCGAAGGAAAACTTGAGTTCTATGATGAAGATGTGGTAAATATGCTGGAGTTTGTTTTGCCCGGTGTGTTTAACCTTTTTCAGAAAGGGATGCACTCTATTGGCCACGAGGAGCTACCTCATCTCATGAGGATAATGAGAATGTGA